One stretch of Actinacidiphila sp. DG2A-62 DNA includes these proteins:
- a CDS encoding FKBP-type peptidyl-prolyl cis-trans isomerase, translating to MSIDKPEIDFPGGEPPADLEIKDIWEGDGPVATAGDNVSVHYVGVAFSSGEEFDASWNRGAPLSFQLGAGQVIPGWDRGIQGMKVGGRRQLTIPAHLAYGDRGAGSAIKPGETLIFVCDLVSV from the coding sequence TTGAGCATCGACAAGCCCGAGATCGACTTCCCGGGCGGCGAGCCGCCGGCCGACCTGGAGATCAAGGACATCTGGGAGGGTGACGGACCGGTCGCCACGGCCGGCGACAACGTCTCCGTCCACTACGTCGGCGTCGCCTTCTCCAGCGGCGAGGAGTTCGACGCCAGCTGGAACCGCGGCGCGCCGCTGAGCTTCCAGCTGGGCGCCGGCCAGGTCATCCCCGGCTGGGACCGCGGCATCCAGGGCATGAAGGTCGGCGGGCGCCGCCAGCTGACCATCCCGGCCCACCTCGCCTACGGCGACCGCGGCGCCGGCTCGGCCATCAAGCCCGGCGAGACCCTGATCTTCGTCTGCGACCTGGTCTCCGTCTGA
- the prcA gene encoding proteasome subunit alpha — MSTPFYVSPQQAMADRAEYARKGIARGRSVVVLQYADGIVFVAENPSRALHKVSEIYDRIAFAAVGKYNEFENLRIGGVRYADLRGYTYDRDDVTARGLANVYAQTLGTIFSSVGEKPYEVELIVAEVGAAPEDDQIYRLPHDGSIVDEHGAVAVGGNSDQIGSFLDQRHRDGLTLAEALSLAVESLSRDNNGGDRRLTAEQLEVAVLDRTRPQQRKFKRILGRQLSRLLETESAATTATDDPTDEE; from the coding sequence GTGTCCACGCCGTTCTACGTCTCACCTCAGCAGGCCATGGCCGACCGCGCCGAGTACGCCCGCAAGGGCATCGCGCGCGGCCGCAGCGTCGTCGTGCTCCAGTACGCCGACGGCATCGTCTTCGTCGCCGAGAACCCCTCCCGCGCCCTGCACAAGGTCAGCGAGATCTACGACCGGATCGCCTTCGCGGCGGTCGGCAAGTACAACGAGTTCGAGAACCTGCGCATCGGCGGCGTCCGCTACGCCGACCTGCGCGGCTACACCTACGACCGCGACGACGTGACCGCGCGCGGCCTGGCCAACGTGTATGCGCAGACCCTCGGCACCATCTTCTCCAGCGTCGGCGAGAAGCCGTACGAGGTCGAGCTGATCGTCGCGGAGGTGGGCGCGGCCCCCGAGGACGACCAGATCTACCGGCTGCCGCACGACGGGTCCATCGTGGACGAGCACGGCGCGGTCGCGGTCGGCGGCAACTCCGACCAGATCGGCAGCTTCCTGGACCAGCGGCACCGGGACGGGCTCACGCTCGCGGAGGCGCTGTCCCTGGCGGTCGAGTCGCTCAGCCGGGACAACAACGGCGGCGACCGGCGGCTGACCGCGGAGCAGCTGGAGGTCGCGGTGCTGGACCGCACCCGGCCGCAGCAGCGGAAGTTCAAGCGCATCCTGGGGCGCCAGCTGTCCCGTCTGCTGGAGACGGAGTCGGCCGCGACGACGGCGACGGACGACCCCACCGACGAGGAGTAG
- the prcB gene encoding proteasome subunit beta translates to MEANTRSTTGRLPAAFLTPGSSSFLDFLGEHSPELLPGNRALPPLKGAVELPHGTTIVAAVYDEGVIIAGDRRATMGNVIAQRDIEKVFPADEFSAVGIAGTAGLAVEMVKLFQLELEHYEKIEGATLSLEGKANRLSTMIRGNLGMALQGLAVVPLFAGYDTERGKGRIFSYDVTGGRSEDLNFSATGSGSVFARGALKKLYRKDAGERQTVTAVVQALYDAADDDSATGGPDLTRRIYPIVAAISEDGFRRLPEEEIAQIARSVLDGRLENPDGPQAEVL, encoded by the coding sequence GTGGAAGCCAACACTCGCAGCACCACCGGGCGTCTGCCGGCGGCCTTCCTGACGCCGGGCTCGTCGTCGTTCCTGGACTTCCTGGGCGAGCACTCGCCCGAGCTGCTGCCGGGGAACCGCGCGCTGCCGCCGCTGAAGGGAGCCGTCGAACTCCCGCACGGCACCACGATCGTGGCCGCGGTCTACGACGAGGGCGTGATCATCGCCGGCGACCGCCGCGCCACCATGGGCAACGTGATCGCGCAGCGCGACATCGAGAAGGTGTTCCCCGCCGACGAGTTCTCCGCCGTCGGCATCGCCGGCACCGCGGGCCTCGCCGTGGAGATGGTGAAGCTGTTCCAGCTGGAGCTGGAGCACTACGAGAAGATCGAGGGCGCCACGCTCTCCCTGGAGGGCAAGGCCAACCGCCTGTCCACCATGATCCGCGGCAATCTCGGCATGGCCCTGCAGGGCCTGGCCGTGGTGCCGCTGTTCGCCGGGTACGACACCGAGCGCGGCAAGGGCCGGATCTTCTCCTACGACGTCACCGGCGGCCGCAGCGAGGACCTGAACTTCTCGGCCACCGGCTCCGGCTCCGTCTTCGCCCGCGGCGCGCTGAAGAAGCTCTACCGCAAGGACGCCGGCGAGCGGCAGACCGTCACCGCGGTCGTCCAGGCGCTCTACGACGCGGCGGACGACGACTCGGCCACCGGCGGCCCCGACCTCACCCGCAGGATCTACCCCATCGTCGCCGCCATCAGCGAGGACGGCTTCCGCCGGCTGCCCGAGGAGGAGATCGCCCAGATCGCCCGCTCGGTGCTCGACGGGCGGCTGGAGAACCCCGACGGACCACAGGCCGAGGTGCTGTGA
- a CDS encoding LacI family DNA-binding transcriptional regulator — MSGDGTRAGGGTAGAARPTSRDVARAAGVSQATVSLVLGGKWPGRVSAATAESVRAAAGELGYRPNLAARSLRTGRTRTALLVVPALTHEYFARVYAGAAAVAAEHGFGVVLYPSPAGVGPARDPFGSAQTAIDGVIASSMAADALGGIGGGGLPLVMLDSEPAPAVGGASAPAAAPDRAAPDRAAPPTVNLAVADGMRQVARHLVALGHRRITHLAADVDSWTFRVRARAVREVLDAVPGARLAEERCALDMGAAREAALRALRGPGGAGGADGRPTALLCDGDLLAAGAYKAARALGLRVPEDVSVSGFDDLVLASALEPELTSVRLPAEEVGAHGMRALLALFEGAPAAPVELPVRLVPRGSTARPPRPPGCPVPPSRDLPPAPG, encoded by the coding sequence GTGAGCGGGGACGGGACGCGGGCGGGCGGCGGCACGGCCGGGGCCGCGCGGCCGACGTCGCGCGACGTGGCGCGGGCGGCCGGCGTGTCGCAGGCGACGGTCTCCCTGGTGCTCGGCGGCAAGTGGCCCGGGCGGGTGTCGGCGGCGACGGCGGAGTCGGTGCGCGCGGCGGCCGGCGAACTGGGCTACCGGCCGAACCTCGCGGCGCGCAGCCTGCGGACCGGCCGCACCCGCACCGCCCTGCTGGTCGTGCCCGCGCTCACCCACGAGTACTTCGCCCGGGTCTACGCGGGCGCCGCCGCGGTGGCCGCCGAGCACGGCTTCGGCGTGGTGCTCTACCCCTCGCCGGCCGGCGTGGGCCCGGCGCGCGACCCCTTCGGCTCCGCCCAGACGGCCATCGACGGCGTGATCGCCTCCTCGATGGCCGCGGACGCGCTGGGCGGGATCGGCGGCGGGGGGCTGCCGCTGGTGATGCTCGACAGCGAGCCCGCGCCCGCCGTGGGCGGGGCGTCCGCGCCCGCGGCGGCGCCGGACCGGGCGGCGCCGGACCGGGCGGCGCCGCCGACGGTGAACCTCGCGGTGGCGGACGGCATGCGGCAGGTGGCGCGGCACCTGGTGGCGCTCGGGCACCGCCGGATCACCCATCTGGCGGCGGACGTGGACTCCTGGACGTTCCGGGTCCGGGCGCGAGCGGTGCGCGAGGTGCTGGACGCGGTGCCGGGGGCGCGGCTGGCCGAGGAGCGCTGCGCGCTGGACATGGGCGCGGCGCGGGAGGCGGCGCTGCGGGCCCTGCGCGGGCCGGGCGGCGCCGGCGGTGCGGACGGGCGGCCCACGGCGCTGCTGTGCGACGGGGACCTGCTGGCCGCGGGGGCGTACAAGGCGGCGCGGGCGCTGGGGCTGCGGGTCCCGGAGGATGTGTCGGTGTCAGGGTTCGACGATCTGGTGCTCGCGTCGGCGTTGGAGCCCGAGCTGACCTCGGTGCGGCTCCCCGCGGAGGAGGTCGGGGCGCACGGCATGCGCGCGCTGCTCGCCCTCTTCGAGGGCGCGCCCGCCGCGCCGGTCGAGCTGCCCGTCCGCCTGGTCCCCCGCGGCAGCACTGCGCGTCCGCCCCGCCCTCCCGGCTGCCCCGTCCCGCCGTCCCGGGATCTCCCCCCGGCACCAGGTTGA
- a CDS encoding ferredoxin, producing the protein MSEDTAEALEVWIDQDLCTGDGICVQYAPEVFELDIDGLAYVKAPAPDGGEGELLQSPGATTPVPLPLLQDVVDSAKECPGECIHVRRAADRVEVYGPDAE; encoded by the coding sequence GTGAGCGAGGACACAGCCGAGGCGCTGGAGGTCTGGATCGACCAGGACCTGTGCACGGGTGACGGCATCTGTGTGCAGTACGCGCCCGAGGTCTTCGAACTGGACATCGACGGTCTGGCGTACGTGAAGGCGCCGGCGCCCGACGGCGGCGAGGGCGAACTGCTGCAGTCCCCCGGCGCGACGACGCCGGTGCCGCTGCCGCTGCTCCAGGACGTGGTGGACTCCGCCAAGGAGTGCCCCGGCGAGTGCATCCACGTGCGCAGGGCCGCCGACCGCGTCGAGGTCTACGGCCCCGACGCGGAGTGA
- the arc gene encoding proteasome ATPase, whose product MAAHDDDINRGGRPARGSEDPMSQVAFLEQEIAVLRRKLADSPRHTRILEERIVELQTNLAGVSAQNERLANTLREARDQIVALKEEVDRLAQPPAGFGVFLQANDDGTADIFTGGRKLRVNVSPSVELDELRRGQELMLNEALNVVQAMEFERVGDIVTLKEVLEDGERALVIGHTDEERVVRLADTLADAPLRAGDALLLEPRSGYVYERVPKSEVEELVLEEVPDIDYRQIGGLGNQIEQIRDAVELPYLHADLFKEYELRPPKGVLLYGPPGCGKTLIAKAVANSLAKKVAEVTGQPQGKSYFLNIKGPELLNKYVGETERQIRLVFQRAREKASEGTPVIVFFDEMESLFRTRGSGVSSDVENTIVPQLLAEIDGVEGLENVIVIGASNREDMIDPAILRPGRLDVKIKIERPDAEAAKDIFSKYLLDSLPLHSEDLAEHGGSPAATVDAMIQSVVERMYSESEENRFLEVTYANGDKEVLYFKDFNSGAMIQNIVDRAKKMAIKAYLDHNQRGMRVSHLLAACVDEFKENEDLPNTTNPDDWARISGKKGERIVFIRTLVTGKQGADTGRSIDTVANTGQYL is encoded by the coding sequence GTGGCGGCCCACGACGACGACATCAACCGTGGCGGCCGACCCGCTCGTGGATCGGAAGATCCCATGAGCCAGGTCGCCTTTCTTGAGCAGGAGATCGCCGTCCTGCGACGCAAGCTCGCCGACTCTCCGCGGCACACGAGGATTCTCGAAGAGCGGATCGTCGAGCTGCAGACCAATCTGGCAGGAGTGTCCGCGCAGAACGAACGGCTCGCGAACACCCTGCGGGAGGCCCGCGACCAGATCGTGGCCCTCAAGGAGGAGGTCGACCGGCTCGCGCAGCCCCCTGCCGGCTTCGGCGTGTTCCTCCAGGCGAACGACGACGGCACGGCGGACATCTTCACCGGAGGGCGCAAGCTCCGGGTGAACGTCAGCCCGTCGGTGGAGCTCGACGAGCTCCGGCGCGGCCAGGAACTGATGCTCAACGAGGCGCTCAACGTGGTGCAGGCCATGGAGTTCGAGCGCGTCGGCGACATCGTCACCCTCAAGGAGGTCCTGGAGGACGGCGAGCGCGCGCTGGTCATCGGCCACACCGACGAGGAGCGCGTGGTGCGCCTCGCCGACACGCTGGCGGACGCCCCGCTGCGGGCCGGCGACGCCCTGCTCCTGGAGCCCCGCTCGGGCTACGTCTACGAGCGGGTGCCCAAGAGCGAGGTCGAGGAACTGGTCCTCGAGGAGGTCCCGGACATCGACTACCGCCAGATCGGCGGTCTCGGCAACCAGATCGAGCAGATCCGCGACGCGGTGGAGCTGCCCTACCTGCACGCCGACCTGTTCAAGGAGTACGAACTGCGCCCGCCCAAGGGCGTGCTGCTCTACGGCCCGCCCGGCTGCGGCAAGACGCTGATCGCCAAGGCGGTGGCCAACTCGCTGGCCAAGAAGGTCGCCGAGGTGACCGGACAGCCGCAGGGCAAGAGCTACTTCCTGAACATCAAGGGCCCGGAGCTGCTGAACAAGTACGTCGGCGAGACCGAGCGGCAGATCCGCCTGGTCTTCCAGCGCGCCCGGGAGAAGGCGTCCGAGGGCACCCCGGTCATCGTCTTCTTCGACGAGATGGAGTCGCTCTTCCGGACCCGTGGCTCCGGCGTCAGCTCGGACGTGGAGAACACCATCGTCCCCCAGCTGCTCGCCGAGATCGACGGCGTGGAGGGCCTGGAGAACGTCATCGTGATCGGCGCGTCCAACCGCGAGGACATGATCGACCCGGCGATCCTGCGGCCCGGCCGGCTGGACGTCAAGATCAAGATCGAGCGTCCGGACGCCGAGGCGGCCAAGGACATCTTCTCCAAGTACCTGCTCGACTCGCTCCCGCTGCACAGCGAGGACCTCGCCGAGCACGGCGGCTCGCCGGCCGCGACCGTGGACGCCATGATCCAGTCCGTGGTCGAGCGGATGTACTCCGAGTCCGAGGAGAACCGCTTCCTGGAGGTCACCTACGCCAATGGTGACAAGGAGGTCCTGTACTTCAAGGACTTCAACTCCGGCGCCATGATCCAGAACATCGTGGACCGGGCCAAGAAGATGGCGATCAAGGCGTATCTGGACCACAACCAGCGCGGCATGCGCGTCTCCCACCTGCTCGCGGCCTGTGTCGACGAGTTCAAGGAGAACGAGGACCTGCCCAATACCACCAACCCCGACGACTGGGCGCGGATCTCCGGCAAGAAGGGCGAGCGGATCGTGTTCATCCGCACCCTGGTGACCGGAAAGCAGGGGGCGGACACCGGACGCTCCATCGACACCGTGGCGAACACCGGACAGTATCTGTAG
- the pafA gene encoding Pup--protein ligase, with the protein MDRRIFGLENEYGVTCTFRGQRRLSPDEVARYLFRRVVSWGRSSNVFLKNGARLYLDVGSHPEYATPECDNVTELVTHDKAGERILEGLLVDAERRLHEEGIAGDVYLFKNNTDSAGNSYGCHENYLVARHGEFSRLADILIPFLVTRQLLCGAGKVLQTPRGAVYCVSQRAEHIWEGVSSATTRSRPIINTRDEPHADAERYRRLHVIVGDSNMSETTMLLKVGATDLVLRMIEAGTVMRDLTLENPIRAIREVSHDITGRRKVRLASGREASALDIQQEYYSKAVEFCERRGIRSGVIEQVLELWGRTLDAIGSGDLAKIGTEIDWVMKYQLIERYRNRDNITMSHPRVAQIDLAYHDIHRRRGLYYLLERKGQAKRICSDLKIFEAKSVPPQTTRARLRGDFIRRAQEQRRDFTVDWVHLKLNDQAQRTVLCKDPFRSVDDRVEKLIAGM; encoded by the coding sequence ATGGACCGCCGCATTTTCGGGCTGGAGAACGAGTACGGCGTCACATGCACGTTCAGGGGACAGCGCCGCCTGTCCCCTGACGAGGTGGCGCGGTACCTCTTCCGCCGTGTCGTGTCATGGGGCCGCAGCAGCAACGTCTTCCTGAAAAACGGTGCCCGGCTCTACCTCGACGTGGGCTCGCACCCGGAGTACGCCACTCCGGAGTGCGACAACGTCACCGAACTCGTCACGCACGACAAAGCCGGGGAGCGCATCCTCGAAGGCCTTCTCGTCGACGCCGAACGCCGCCTGCACGAGGAGGGCATCGCCGGCGACGTCTACCTGTTCAAGAACAACACCGACTCGGCCGGCAACTCCTACGGGTGCCACGAGAATTACCTGGTGGCCCGGCACGGCGAATTCTCCCGGCTGGCGGACATCCTCATTCCGTTCCTCGTCACCCGCCAGCTGCTGTGCGGCGCGGGCAAGGTGCTGCAGACCCCGCGCGGCGCGGTCTACTGCGTCAGCCAGCGGGCCGAGCACATCTGGGAGGGCGTCAGCTCCGCCACCACCCGCTCCCGCCCGATCATCAACACCCGCGACGAGCCGCACGCCGACGCCGAGCGCTACCGCAGGCTGCACGTCATCGTCGGCGACTCCAACATGTCCGAGACCACCATGCTGCTCAAGGTCGGCGCCACCGACCTGGTGCTGCGGATGATCGAGGCCGGCACCGTGATGCGCGACCTCACCCTGGAGAACCCCATCCGGGCCATCCGCGAGGTCAGCCACGACATCACCGGCCGCCGCAAGGTCCGCCTGGCCTCGGGCCGCGAGGCCTCCGCGCTGGACATCCAGCAGGAGTACTACTCCAAAGCGGTGGAGTTCTGCGAGCGCCGCGGCATCCGCAGCGGCGTCATCGAGCAGGTGCTGGAGCTGTGGGGCCGCACCCTGGACGCCATCGGCAGCGGCGACCTGGCGAAGATCGGCACCGAGATCGACTGGGTGATGAAGTACCAGCTGATCGAGCGCTACCGGAACCGGGACAACATCACCATGTCCCACCCCAGGGTCGCACAGATAGACCTCGCCTACCACGACATCCACCGGCGCCGCGGGCTCTACTACCTGCTGGAGCGCAAGGGCCAGGCCAAGCGGATCTGCAGCGACCTGAAGATCTTCGAGGCCAAGTCGGTGCCCCCGCAGACCACCCGGGCCCGGCTGCGCGGCGACTTCATCCGCCGCGCCCAGGAGCAGCGCCGCGACTTCACCGTCGACTGGGTGCACCTGAAGCTCAACGACCAGGCGCAGCGCACCGTGCTGTGCAAGGACCCGTTCCGGTCCGTGGACGACCGGGTGGAGAAGCTCATCGCCGGGATGTGA
- a CDS encoding ubiquitin-like protein Pup, which translates to MATRDSDGGQQRATRSTEEVEEVQQDAQAAEDLKERQEKLSDDVDSVLDEIDDVLEENAEDFVRSFVQKGGE; encoded by the coding sequence ATGGCCACCAGGGACAGTGACGGCGGACAGCAGCGGGCAACGCGTTCCACCGAGGAGGTCGAGGAGGTCCAGCAGGACGCTCAGGCCGCGGAGGACCTCAAGGAGCGCCAGGAGAAGCTTTCGGACGACGTGGACTCCGTCCTGGACGAGATCGACGACGTCCTGGAGGAGAACGCGGAGGACTTCGTTCGGTCCTTCGTCCAGAAGGGCGGCGAGTAG
- the dop gene encoding depupylase/deamidase Dop: protein MTVRRVMGIETEYGISVPGHPNANAMLTSSQIVNAYAAAMHRARRARWDFEEENPLRDARGFDLAREAADSTQLTDEDIGLANVILTNGARLYVDHAHPEYSSPEVTNPRDAVLWDKAGERIMAEAALRADQIPGAQPIHLYKNNTDNKGASYGTHENYLMKRETAFSDIVRHLTPFFVSRQVVTGAGRVGIGQDGHEDGFQLSQRADYFEVEVGLETTLKRPIINTRDEPHSDAEKYRRLHVIIGDANLSEISTYLKLGTTALVLSMIEDGFIKVDLAVDQPVRTLHEVSHDPGLRQLVTLRNGRTLTAVQLQMEYYELARKYTEERYGSDADEQTKDVLARWEDVLNRLENDPMSLSGELDWVAKLEVLEGYRRRDGLGWDAARLHLVDLQYADVRPDKGLYNRLAARGRIQRVLEEPEVLRAVDKPPEDTRAYFRGRCLEQYADDVAAASWDSVIFDLPGRDSLQRVPTLEPLRGTRNHVKELLDRCRTAEELVRILSGG, encoded by the coding sequence ATGACCGTACGGCGAGTAATGGGCATCGAGACGGAGTACGGGATCTCCGTCCCGGGGCACCCCAACGCCAATGCCATGCTCACCTCGTCCCAGATCGTCAACGCCTACGCGGCGGCGATGCACCGGGCGCGGCGGGCCCGCTGGGACTTCGAGGAGGAGAACCCGCTGCGCGACGCCCGGGGCTTCGACCTGGCCCGGGAGGCCGCCGACTCCACCCAGCTGACCGACGAGGACATCGGCCTGGCCAATGTGATCCTCACCAACGGCGCCAGGCTCTACGTGGACCACGCCCATCCGGAGTACTCCTCGCCCGAGGTGACCAACCCGCGCGACGCGGTGCTGTGGGACAAGGCCGGCGAGCGGATCATGGCCGAGGCGGCGCTGCGGGCCGACCAGATCCCCGGCGCCCAGCCGATCCACCTGTACAAGAACAACACCGACAACAAGGGCGCCTCCTACGGCACCCATGAGAACTACCTGATGAAGCGGGAGACCGCCTTCTCCGACATCGTGCGGCACCTGACGCCGTTCTTCGTCTCCCGCCAGGTGGTCACCGGCGCGGGCCGGGTCGGCATCGGCCAGGACGGCCACGAGGACGGCTTCCAGCTCAGCCAGCGCGCCGACTACTTCGAGGTCGAGGTCGGCCTGGAGACCACCCTCAAACGGCCCATCATCAACACCCGGGACGAGCCGCACTCCGACGCCGAGAAGTACCGCAGGCTGCACGTCATCATCGGCGACGCCAACCTGTCCGAGATCTCCACCTACCTCAAGCTCGGCACCACCGCACTGGTGCTGTCCATGATCGAGGACGGCTTCATCAAGGTCGACCTCGCGGTGGACCAGCCGGTCCGCACCCTGCACGAGGTCTCGCACGACCCCGGCTTGCGACAGCTCGTCACGCTCCGCAACGGCCGCACGCTGACCGCGGTGCAGCTCCAGATGGAGTACTACGAGCTGGCCCGCAAGTACACCGAGGAGCGCTACGGCTCCGACGCGGACGAGCAGACCAAGGACGTGCTGGCCCGCTGGGAGGACGTGCTCAACCGGCTGGAGAACGACCCGATGAGCCTGTCGGGCGAGCTGGACTGGGTGGCGAAGCTGGAGGTGCTGGAGGGCTACCGGCGCCGTGACGGCCTCGGCTGGGACGCCGCCCGGCTGCACCTGGTCGACCTGCAGTACGCCGACGTGCGGCCCGACAAGGGCCTGTACAACCGTCTGGCGGCCCGCGGGCGCATTCAGCGGGTCCTGGAGGAGCCGGAGGTGCTCAGGGCCGTGGACAAGCCCCCGGAGGACACCAGGGCCTACTTCCGCGGCCGCTGCCTGGAGCAGTACGCCGACGACGTGGCCGCCGCCTCCTGGGACTCGGTGATCTTCGACCTGCCCGGCCGTGACTCCCTGCAACGGGTGCCCACCCTGGAGCCACTGCGCGGCACCCGCAACCACGTGAAGGAGCTGCTGGACCGCTGCCGCACCGCCGAGGAACTGGTGCGCATCCTGTCCGGGGGCTGA
- a CDS encoding MFS transporter: MAGGYRDLLRTRHAARLLGGTLLGRLPNAMAALAIVLFLRSQGAGYGTAGTLSALYGLAVAAGQPLLGRAVDKRGQPRVMTGAALLSAAGFCLLAATGPAPLPLAVAAVLLAGLATPPLEGGLRALWPDVLRDQERVKRAYALDAAAQEVMFTVGPLLVTLAASAASHAAAVVLTGALGVAGTLVVVTAAPSRAWRAEPREAHWLGALRSAGLAVLLCACFFVGIALGAVALAAVAYGDAHGGGPAAAYVLAANGLGALAGGLGYGARSWSGPPERRLRLLSLGLAACYPPLPAVPGLPWMLPLAALSGLFLAPTLACAFLVVDRHAPPGTVTEAFSWVVTAIGVGSALGTAVAGAAAQHGGAAAAFGVAAAGGAAATVVLLSTGAFLTAANLETGAEKDPNRAPQPRFSTTHQA, translated from the coding sequence ATGGCCGGCGGATACCGGGACCTGCTGCGGACGCGGCACGCCGCGCGGCTGCTCGGCGGCACCCTGCTCGGGCGGCTGCCCAACGCGATGGCCGCGCTCGCCATCGTGCTGTTCCTGCGCTCGCAGGGCGCCGGCTACGGCACCGCCGGCACCCTGTCCGCGCTCTACGGGCTCGCCGTGGCCGCCGGGCAGCCGCTGCTCGGCCGGGCCGTCGACAAGCGCGGCCAGCCCCGCGTGATGACCGGCGCCGCGCTGCTGTCCGCCGCCGGCTTCTGCCTGCTCGCGGCCACCGGCCCCGCGCCGCTGCCGCTCGCCGTCGCCGCCGTGCTGCTGGCCGGTCTCGCCACCCCGCCGCTGGAGGGCGGCCTGCGCGCGCTGTGGCCGGACGTGCTGCGCGACCAGGAGCGGGTGAAGCGGGCCTACGCGCTGGACGCCGCCGCCCAGGAGGTGATGTTCACCGTCGGCCCGCTGCTGGTGACCCTCGCCGCGTCCGCCGCCTCGCACGCCGCCGCCGTCGTGCTCACCGGCGCGCTCGGCGTCGCCGGCACCCTGGTCGTGGTGACCGCCGCGCCCTCGCGGGCCTGGCGGGCCGAGCCGCGCGAGGCCCACTGGCTCGGCGCGCTGCGCTCGGCGGGCCTGGCGGTGCTGCTGTGCGCCTGCTTCTTCGTCGGCATCGCGCTCGGCGCGGTCGCGCTGGCCGCCGTCGCCTACGGGGACGCGCACGGCGGCGGCCCCGCCGCGGCGTACGTGCTGGCCGCCAACGGCCTCGGCGCGCTGGCCGGCGGCCTCGGCTACGGCGCCCGCTCCTGGAGCGGCCCGCCCGAGCGGCGGCTGCGGCTGCTCTCGCTGGGCCTGGCCGCCTGCTATCCGCCGCTGCCGGCAGTCCCCGGCCTGCCCTGGATGCTGCCGCTGGCCGCCCTGTCCGGCCTGTTTCTCGCGCCCACCCTGGCCTGCGCCTTCCTGGTGGTCGACCGGCACGCCCCGCCGGGCACCGTGACGGAGGCGTTCTCCTGGGTGGTCACCGCCATCGGCGTCGGCTCGGCGCTGGGCACCGCGGTCGCCGGAGCCGCCGCGCAGCACGGGGGAGCGGCCGCCGCCTTCGGCGTGGCGGCGGCCGGCGGGGCCGCCGCCACGGTCGTACTGCTCTCCACCGGCGCTTTCCTGACGGCGGCAAACCTCGAAACCGGTGCGGAAAAAGATCCAAACCGTGCCCCTCAACCCCGTTTCAGCACCACGCATCAGGCGTAA
- a CDS encoding FKBP-type peptidyl-prolyl cis-trans isomerase, with protein MRRRSVLLAVPALMLTAAGCGDDDKGSDSASSSSPTPSGSTGATPSASATAAPKIVDGPVPAITAGTAFGQKPTVAKGTGTPSTDLAVKTVVAGGGPVIAAGDYIQVNYLGQIWDSAKVFDTSFGRGPYTNVIGKGKVIPGWDKALVGKKVKSRVEMAIPPSLGYGSSGNAQAGIKGTDTLVFVVDVLQRFNGKSSATGTKVPQSDKKLPTVGANTDGKAPDITVPKGVKPPAKLVSNYVIEGDGAVVKASDTLLLQYKGVVWDTGKEFDATYRSGELAAFPLAQLIKGWQQGLAGKKAGSRVMLVTPPDVAYGAQPPSGSGIPANATLVFCLDILAIL; from the coding sequence GTGCGCCGACGCTCCGTTCTGCTCGCCGTACCCGCGCTGATGCTCACCGCCGCCGGCTGCGGCGACGACGACAAGGGGAGCGACTCGGCGTCGTCCTCGTCGCCGACGCCCTCGGGTTCGACCGGCGCCACGCCGTCTGCGTCCGCCACCGCCGCCCCGAAGATCGTCGACGGCCCGGTGCCGGCCATCACCGCCGGCACGGCCTTCGGCCAGAAGCCCACCGTCGCCAAGGGCACCGGCACCCCGTCGACGGACCTCGCGGTCAAGACCGTCGTCGCCGGCGGCGGCCCGGTCATCGCCGCCGGCGACTACATCCAGGTCAACTACCTCGGCCAGATCTGGGACTCGGCGAAGGTCTTCGACACCTCCTTCGGCCGCGGCCCGTACACCAATGTGATCGGCAAGGGGAAGGTCATCCCCGGCTGGGACAAGGCCCTGGTCGGCAAGAAGGTCAAGAGCCGGGTCGAGATGGCCATCCCGCCGTCCCTGGGCTACGGCAGCTCCGGCAACGCGCAGGCCGGCATCAAGGGCACCGACACCCTGGTCTTCGTGGTCGACGTCCTCCAGCGGTTCAACGGCAAGAGCTCGGCCACCGGCACGAAGGTCCCGCAGTCGGACAAGAAGCTGCCCACGGTCGGCGCCAACACCGACGGCAAGGCCCCGGACATCACCGTGCCCAAGGGCGTCAAGCCCCCCGCCAAGCTGGTCTCGAACTACGTCATCGAGGGCGACGGCGCGGTGGTCAAGGCCAGCGACACGCTGCTGCTGCAGTACAAGGGCGTGGTCTGGGACACCGGCAAGGAGTTCGACGCCACCTACCGGAGCGGGGAACTCGCCGCGTTCCCGCTGGCGCAGCTCATCAAGGGCTGGCAGCAGGGCCTGGCCGGCAAGAAGGCCGGCAGCCGGGTGATGCTGGTGACCCCGCCCGACGTCGCCTACGGCGCCCAGCCGCCGAGCGGCAGCGGCATCCCGGCCAACGCGACGCTGGTCTTCTGCCTGGACATCCTCGCGATCCTGTGA